CGAGCATCGTAATTCGATGACGGTCCACGAGCTGCCACAGGCGGTCCGGTGTCGGGTATTCCGGCGCCCCTTCGTACAGCACCACAGTTCCGCCATGGTGCAGACACCCGATGATCATCCAGGGTCCCATCATCCAGCCGATATCGGTCAGCCAGAACAAGCGATCGGTGGTCTTGAGGTCAAAGTGATACCCGATCTCCTTCGCAACCTGGATGAGGGCACCGGCGTGCGAGTGGACCGTCCCTTTCGGTCGCCCGGTCGTCCCAGAGGTGTACAGGAGCATCGCCGGCTCCATCGAGGCCATCGCCTCCGTCTCGCAGATCGGCGCACCGGAGTCCAGGAACTCGTCCCAGGCCAGGTCTCGCTCACTCGTCCACGGGATCGCCTCGCCTGAACGGCGATACACCACCAGGCGCTCGACGGACGGCGTCAGGGCGGCGGCCTCATCCGCCGCCGCTTTCAACTCGACCCGTCGTCCCCGTCTGAGCGCATAGTCGGCCGTAAACAGCAGACGGGCGCCGCCGTCTCGCAGCCGCTCCGCCACGGCTCGTGGCGCGAAGCCTGAAAAGATCGGAATGGCGACGGCCCCGATCTTCAGACAGGCCAGCAGGATGGTGACGACGTCGGCAAGCATCGGCATGTAGATCCCTACCGTCTCCCCCCGCCTGATTCTAAGACCTCGCATGGCTGAGGCGAGACGATTGACGCGCTCCGCCAACATGCGATAGGTCCACTGCGTGACCTCCCCGTCCTCGGTCTCGGCGATGAGGGCCAGCCGGTCGGCCGCAATCCCTGCAGCATGGCGGTCGAGGCAGTTGTGGGTAATATTGAGCGTCCCGCCGACGTACCATTCTGTCCACGGAATCCCCGGTGCGGTGTCCATCACCCGGGTGTAGGGGGTAAACCATTCGATACCGAGGGCGCGCGGCAGTGCATCCCAAAACCACTCGATCTCGGTGGTGGATCTGTGGATCAGCTCGTCGTACGAGGCGATGCCGTGCTCCCGCATGAACCGGGTGATGTTGGCCTGCGCAATAATCAGCGGGTCGGGTCTCCAGGCCACCTGGGATGTGCGAGTCATCAGAGAATTCCTATACCTGTAAATAATCTCGACCCACTATCACAACGCCTGCTGCTGCGCACGTCATTCGCTGAGCACCTTCACACCTCGGCGGACGTAATCGAGCCCCGATACGATGGTGATTGTTGCGGCGAGATAAATGATTGCCGGCACATAAGCCTCGACGCCGCCGGCGACGCGCGCGACGAGTGTCGCCAGAACGGTCGAGACCTGCAGACCGGTCGTGAGCTTACCCATCCAGGATACCGACACTGTCGTTTTTCCGGTGACGAGGTAGACGACAAGAAACCCGCCGATCAAGATCAGATCGCGGCTGACAACAATAATGAACAGCCATCCGGGGATCTGGTGCAGATAGACGAGTGTGACGAAGGTGGCAGAAAGCAGCAGCTTATCGGCGAGGGGGTCCAGGATCGTCCCCAACTCTGTTCGTTCGCCCCTCGAACGGGCGATAAATCCATCCAGGACATCGGTGACCCCTGCCAGGAGAAAGGTCGCCAGACCAAGCTGCCAATACTTATAGACTAACAGGATCGCGATGATGGGGGTCATCAAGATCCTGAGAATGGTGAGGCTATTGGCGAGGTTCAGCATCAAAGGGCTCCGAACGGGGGAAACGGGTCATCACCCTTGTGCGTGAAGGGCGGGATAGGAAAGCTGAGCGTATGCCTCGGCCGGTGTGGCGACAGCGGCGAGCGACTCACGGACCCTCTGCAGCAATCGATCAAACCCGTGCCCGGTTACGGCAGAGACCGCCACCCGCGGCGCCGGGGTCTTGCCGAGGATCAGCGATCCGGTTGTCCCGCCGGGCAAGAGATCGACCTTGTTGAAGACCTCGACAATCGGCTTCGTCGAAAGGCCAAGTTCCCTGAGGATCGTATCGACCGCCTCTTTCTGCTCCATCGCCTGGGGATGACTCGCGTCGATCGTGTGCAACAGGAGATCGGCGTCGTCCAGTTCCTCAAGGGTCGCTTTGAACGCCGCCACTAATTGCTCAGGCAGGCGGCGGATGAACCCGACGGTATCGGAGAGCAGAAAGGTGAAACCATCGGCCGTGGTCACCCGCCGCAAGATCGGATCCAGGGTCACAAAGAGGGCATCATCTGTCTGCACGCCTGAGTGCGTCAGGGCATTGAAGAGCGTCGACTTCCCGGCGTTGGTGTAACCGACCAAGGCCACGATCGGGATGGCATGGCGTTTTCGAGGTCGCCTCAACAGCGCCCGATGACGTCGGACCTTGGCCAGATCCTCTCGAATCTTTCCCATACGCCGGCGGATCGTCCGCCGATCGGTCTCCAACTGGGTCTCGCCGGGTCCGCGCGTCCCGATGCCGCCGCCCAAACGCGACAGTTGAGTCCTACGCCCGACCAGACGAGGCAGACGATAGTCGAGCTGCGCCAGCTCCACTTGCAGTTTGCCTTCCCGGCTTCTGGCTCGCTGGGCGAAGATGTCAAGGATCAGTAACGACCGATCTACCGTTTTCCATCCGGTCAGTTCCTCAAGACTTCGCTGCTGAGAGCCCGACAACTCCTCATCGACCACCAGCAGATCAACCTTGCCGCCCCACTCCGCCTTGATCTCCTGCGCCTTTCCCTTCCCGATCAGATACCGTGGGTCCGGCGCATCGCGTTCCTGTAAGATGGTCCCGATCACCATAGCCCCAGCCGATTCCGCAAGACGCGCGAGTTCCTCCAGCGAATCCTCGGCCTCCCAGCGCGGGCTGCGCCGACAATGAATCCCGACCAACAGCGCCCGTTCGCTCGGTTTATAGATCTCGACGCTCGCGATCGTTCCCTCCATTGCCGTTTCCGAGGCGCTCCCGACAGGCGCGCGCGCTCGCAAACCGCTGATACAGCCCTTCCCCATCTGCGGCGCTGATCATCGCCGCCAGATCGCCCAAGGCGCTCTGGAAGTGAGCGATCATCTTCAGGATCGGCTCACGGTTGGCGAGACAGATATCCCGCCACATCACCGGGTGACTCATCGCCACTCGACTAACATCCCTCAATCCGCCTCCCGCCAGTGCTTGCAGGTTCTCGCCCCCCTCCAGATCGAGTATAGCACCTATCAACGCATACGCCACGATGTGGGGCAGATGACTGATGGCCGCAAAGATCTCGTCATGGCACTCCGGACGCATCTGCAGCGCCTCCGAACCCATGGCCCTCCAGAGGGCGCGTACCCGTGCAAGGGCCGCATGATCGGTCGAATGGATCGGGGTCAGTATGCATTTCGCACCGGCGAACAGATCGGCACACGCCGCGCCCGGCCCCGATGTCTCGCGACCGGCGATGGGATGCCCCGGAACCCCGTGACCCTCCGGTACCAGCCGTTCCATGGCCTCAGCCACGACCCCCTTGACGCTCCCCACATCCGTTACCACCGCGCCGGGCGCGAGATGCGGAACGATCTGCTCCAGCACGAGCGTAATCGCGCCGACCGGTACGGCAAGCAGGACCATATCGGCCCCCTCGACCGCATCGGCGGCATCCGCAAAGGCGGCATCAACGACCCCCAACGCGACGGCGTGCGCGCGATGGTCAGGTACAATATCCGCCCCTCGGATCTCTTTCGCGAGTTTCCGAGCGCGACAGGCCAATCCCACACTGGAACCGATCAGGCCCAGGCCCACAATGGCGAGCCGCCCCACGAGCGGTTGTGACGGTGAAACTGCAGCCTCGACCGGTTCCGGTCTTGAGTCCGTCATCACAGCGACCGTCCTACGGCCTGAGCCACTTTATGGAGTTCATTCATCAGTGTCTCGAATGTACTGGGCAGAAGCGCTTGGGGGCCATCGGACAGCGCCTCCTCAGGGTGAGGGTGAATCTCCACCATGACGCCGTCGGCGCCGGCTGCGACGGCCGCTAGGGCCATCGGGGAGACCAGATGCCACTTGCCCGTCCCGTGGCTCGGATCGACCACTACCGGCAGGTGCGAAAGCCGCTTGATGAGTGGGACAGCCGACAGATCTAGGGTGTTGCGAGTCGCATCCTCAAAGGTCCTGATCCCCCGCTCGCACAGAATAACGTTGTAGTTCCCCTCCGACAGGATGTACTCGGCAGCCAGCAACAGCTCCTTCACGGTGTTGCTGGAGCCCCGCTTCAAAAGCACCGGCTTTCGACGCGACCCGACCTCCGTCAGGAGCTTGAAGTTCTGCATGTTCCTCGCGCCGATCTGAATCAGGTCGGCATATTGATAGACCGCATCGGCGTCCCGGGTATCCATCAGTTCGGTAGCAATCGGCAGGCCGGTTGCCGCCTTTGCCTCTGCGAGAAAACCCAATCCTTCCTCACCCAGTCCCTGAAAGGTGTACGGCGATGTCCGCGGCTTGTAGGCACCGCCCCTGAGGATATGCCCTCCGCCGGCCTTGACGTACTGCGCGATCTCAAGGAGACCATCGCGACTCTCGACCGCACACGGACCGGCCATGACGACCACCTGCCGGCCGCCCACCAGCACCCCGTCGACATTCACGACGGAACCCCCCGGCTTGAATTCGCGGCTCGCCAGCTTGTAGGGTTTCAGGATCGGCAGAACCTCCTCCACAAAGGGAAAGGCCTCGAGCGGCCCCTCCTGGAGGACCCGCTCGTCGCCGATCGCCCCGACAATGGTCCGCTCAGTCCCCTTCGAGATATGGGCCGCCAGCCCGAAGCTTTCGATCTTCTTGACGACCAAGGCAATCTCCGCCTCCGTCGCCTCCGGTTTCAGAATGATGATCATGCTGACTGCTGCTCCTTGCCAAGTACAGTTCTCAGCGCCTCCACGAACCGCTCGTTCTCCGGTGGTGTCCCGATGGTCACACGGATGTGGGTCTTTAAGATGGCGCCCCCCAAGGGGCGCACGATGACACCCATGCGGAGCAGCGCATCCGCCACTGCCTGACCGTCCTGCCTGAGATCGATCAGCAGAAAATTGGCTGCTGACGGCGGACACCCCAGCCCCAGGCGTTGAAGCTCGTTCGATATGTACGCCTTACCCTGCTCATTCAACGCTCGACTGCTGCTCAGATGGGCCTTGTCATCGAGGGCGGCCAGTGCAGCGCACTGCGCCAGGGCATTCACGTTAAACGGCGCGCGGATCCGTTCAAGGAGCTCGATCATCGGCGGCGGTGCCATTCCATATCCAACCCGGAGCCCTGCCAGACCATAGATTTTTGAAAAGGTCCGCAGCACAACTACCGAACGTCCCTGCCGGACAAAGCTGAGGGAATCAGGCACCATCTCTGGTGAGATATACTCGATATACGCCTCGTCGATGACGACTACGACCTCCTCCGGAATCGCATCCATGAATGCGGTCAGCTCCGTCGGCCTCACCGCCGTCCCGGTCGGATTGTTCGGGTTGCCGATAAAGACCATCTTGGTCCTGGATGTAACCGCCCTTGCCATTGCCTCCAGGTCGTGGGTCCATGCCTTCAAGGGGATGCGAACCGTCCTGCACCCATGCAGATGCGACAGCATCCCGTAGATCACGAACGCCGGATCGGCAATGACCACCTCATCGCCGGGCAACAGAAAGCATCGCGCCGTCAGATCAAGCAGTTCATTGCAGCCGTTGCCCAGGATCACATGGTCCGGGCTCAGCGTGAGACGCTTTGCCAACGCCCGCTTCAGGTAATAACCGCCGCCATCGGGATAGCGGTGGCATTCCGACAGCGCCTCGCGCAAGGCGCGCAGTGCCAGCGGCGAGGGACCGAGCGGGTTCTCATTCGACGCAAGCTTGATCGCCCCTGCGATCCCAAGCTCCCGCTCCACCTCCGGAATCGGCTTTCCAGGGACGTACGGCATGAGCCCGTGTAGATAGGGAGACGCCAGCTCTTCCAGTGACTTAGCCATTATCTTCTCAGGTTTCGATAGAGCTTTCTCTGGGATAGGACCCTAGGACCTTCAGGAAGAGGCACTCCTCCTGCAGGAGGCCAAGCGCCTCCCGCACAGGCTCATCCGCAACGTGTCCCTCGATATCCAAATAGAAGATATACTCCCATGCCTTGGTCTTCGATGGACGAGACTCAACCTTCGTCAGGTTGATCTGATACTTCGCGAACGGCTCCAGGATACGATAGAGGGCGCCGACCCTGTCCTTGATCGAGAACATCAGAGAGGTCTTATCATGGTCGGTCGGTGGAGGTACCGTTCGTCCAATGATTAAAAATCGTGTGATATTATAAGGGGTATCCTCGATCTTCCTAGAAATCACCTGAAGGTTGTACAGTGTAGCCGCCAGTTCACTCGCGATAGCCGCCGCCGTCCTGTCCTTTGCCACAAGTTTGGCAGCCGCCGCGGTGCTCGCCGCCTCAAAGAGCGGGACGCGCGGCAGATTCGCCTCTAACCACTTTCGGGACTGGGCGAATGCGTGGGGGTGCGAGTAGACCTTTGTGACCTTTCTGAGATCGCCCGATTTTGATAAGAGGCTATGAGAGACCCCCAGGAGGATCTCTCCGCAGATCTTAAGATCGGAGTCTACAAACATATCCAGGGTGTGGCTGACGACACCTTCGCTGGAGTTCTCGATCGGGACGATCCCATACTCGACGTTCCCCTTCTCCACCTCGGCAAACACCTCGCCGATCGTGTGAACCGGCACAGAGCGGGCCGAGCCGCCGAACCGCCGCGTGCAGGCCAGATGGGTAAAGGTCCCCTCCGGACCCAGATAGGCCAGCCTCAGCGGGCCCTGTACGGCGCGGCAGGCCGAGATGATCTCGCGAAAGACCGATCTGATGGCATGAGCGGGAAAGCGACCCCTGTTTTGTCGCATCAGACGGGTCACGATCTCTTCCTCGCGCTGGGGAACGTGGACGTTCAGATTGGCCTTGGCCTTTTCCCGGCCGACCTGGACCACCAGCTCGGCCCGGTCGCCCAGCAGCGACAGGATCTTCGAGTCGATCTGATCGATCTTACGCCGCAACGTTGTGATCTTCATCGGGTTCTCCGTTCTTGACGGCGCGCACTCCCTCCACGCTGAGGCCTGCTCGTAGCGTTTCGGAGGCCTCCACTAGCCGGCGCCCTTCCACCCTGAACGGGGCGTGGCTTACGTATTGCGTTCTGTCCGGTTCCGGAGCGTACCCGTGGGGCGGCGGAGGGTAAGGCGCCACGCACGTTCGTACCTTTTTGCGGAGGACTGGTGGATGGGACAGTGCCCCGTCTGACCGCGCGACGGATACCGGCAAGCTCCACAGGGGTAAGGCGCCGCCAGCATCCCTTCGCCAATTTTCCCAACACTAACGGGCCAATGCGGACCCGCCGAAGTCGCACCACCGGGTGTCCGATGCCGTCGCACAGCCGCCGGATCTCATGATACCGTCCCTGGTGGACGACCAGTTTCAGCCATGCGGACCCGGCCCCAGATCGTACCATCTCGGCCTCAGTCGCCCACAGCCGCTCGCCGTCCGATATCACCCCCGCCTTCAACCTGACCAGATCGTCGAGCGTTGGGCACCCGCGCACCTTGGCGAGATACTCCTTTTCGATCTCGAAGCTGGGGTGCATCAGCCCGTGCGCCAGCGCCCCGTCATTCGTCAGCAGCACAAGTCCTTCGGTGTGATAGTCAAGGCGCCCGACAGGAAACAGCCGCGGCAGGCCCCGTGCCGGCAGCAGGTCGCCGATGACCGGCCGCTCGCGCGGGTCGGATAACGACGTCAGCACGCCGGCCGGTTTGTGCAGCATCAGATAAAGATGACCGGGCGCCGGCGTCACCGGTTTGCCGTCGCACGTCACCTTATCGACGCCCGAGGTCACCTTGGTCCCAAGTTGGGCGGCAATCCGACCATTGACGCGCACCCTCCCCTCCAGGATCAGCGTTTCACAGCTTCGGCGAGACCCAAGCCCGCCTCGCGCCAGATAGCGTTGCAGCCGTTCCTCACCACCGTCTGTCTGTCCCGTCGGGGTCGTCGGCCTGGATGGCCTACCCGGTCTTTTCGATATCAGCAATCGGCTCGTCGGCAACCTCCTTCCCTGCTGTCGTCGGGGCCAACACCTCGATCTCCTTTAGCGTCGGCAACTCGGACAGGTCCCTGAATCCGAAGTACTCCAGAAAGGCCCGGCTTGTCCCATACAGGATCGGTCGGCCCACCTCTGGCTTCCGTCCGAGTATACGGACCAGGTCACGCTCCACCAACGTCTTCAAGACGCCGTCGACTGCAACGCCGCGGATCGCCTCAATCTCCGCCTTGGTAATCGGTTGCTTATAGGCAATGAGCGCAAGTGTCTCCAGCGCGGCCCTGGAGAGTCTGGTTGGTTTGGACCCTCGGAGCCGCTGGATCCACGGCGCCGCCTCGGATTTGGTGGTCAGGCGATAGCCGCCGGCCACCTCGCTGACGATCATCCCTCGCTCGGATTGCCGACATCTGTCCTGCAACTCGGCAAGCAGACCGTGTGCCTCCGCCCTGGAGCAGCCATCAAGCAGTTCCACGATCCGCTCCAGCGAAAGCGGCTCCTCGGCGACAAACAACAACGCCTCGAGGATACCGAGTCGGCTCAGATCAGGCTGCGTATCCATCGTTTCCCACCGCCGTTTCCACGATTCGATAGATCGTAATCTCACCTGCAGGATCGGCCTGCCGGGCTCGGACCAGGCCACGACGCAGCATCTCAAGCAGTCCGAGGAAGGTAGCAATCATTTGCAGACGCGTCGTCACTCCCTCGAAGAGGGCCATGAACGACACCGGACTCTCACGTGCCAGCCGATCCAGTAGCGCCATCATCCGCTCGCCCACGTTGATCATCTCCGGGGTAATTTCCCCCGTCTTTGCCTCCGGCGCCCGCTGTATCACCGTCATGAATGCGCGCAGCAACGCAGAGAGACTGATGTCCAGTGGGCCGTCGGCCGCCGGAACGGCCGGATCGGCCGGTCTCGTATAGAGACGCGACTGACTCGCCTCCAACGCCTCAAACGTCATGGCCGCATCCTTGAATCGCTTATATTCGAGGAGACGTTCCACCAACTCCTGTCGCGGGTCTTGCGCCGGCGCTCCCTCTTCTTCCGACTCCTCGGCCGGGATCAGCATTTTCGACTTGATATGAATCAACGTCGCCGCCAGCACCAGAAACTCGCCTGCCACCTCCAGGTCCAGCTCCTTCATCTCCGCCAGGCATCCCAGATACTCCTGCGTAATCTTCGCGATAGGAATGTCGTAGATATCGATCTCGTTAACCTGAATCAGATAGAGCAAGAGATCCAGCGGACCCTCAAACATCTCCAGGTGAACGCGATAACTCATCGCTCAACGGACCTCGATCCAGGGTGTGATCTTGTCAAGGCGCTTCGGACCGATCCCGTCGACCTCCAGCAGTTCGCGGGCATTCGCGAACGGGCCGTAGGCCTTCCGATGGGTGATAATCCGACCGGCCAACGTCGGACCAATCCCCGGCAGGGTCTGCAGCGCGGCGGAGCCTGCATGGTTGACGTCTACCCGACTGGTCGGTGCGGCCTTCGCGCCGCTGTGATGGGGCCCCGACGGGCGCGGTTGCGCCGCAGGCCGATCCTCGGGGAGGCGGAGTGCACTCAGATCGACGGTATGCGAGGCATAAAACGGACGCAGGATGACCGGACCCCATATCACCGCGGCAATCGCGATGCCGAGAAGACCGGCGGCGACCGCCTCGCGCCTGGCGTACATCCCGTTCACACGCGCTCCTCGACCAGGTTGCGCTCGGCGAGGCCGAAGGCCTCATGGAGAATCCGGACGGCCAGCTCTCCATACTTGGCGTCGATCACACATGAGACCTTGATCTCGGAGGTACTGATCATCATGATATTGATGTTCTCGCGTGAGAGGGTCTCAAACATCCGTGCGGCCACGCCGGAGTGCGTCCGCATCCCGACCCCGACAATCGAGACCTTGGCGATTCGGTCGTCACCGATCACCTGCTGGGCCCCGATCTCCTTGGCCACCCCGTTTACGAGCGACATCGCCTTCGAGAAGTCCGACTTGGGGACCGTGAACGAGATATCGGTCGTCCCGTCCTGGCTGATGTTCTGGACGATCATATCGACCACAATGTTGGCCTCCGCCACCTGGCCGAACAGTTTAGCGGCAATCCCGGGCCGATCCGCTACGCGCAGTACGGTGATCTTCGCCTCGTTCCTGTCGCAGGCGATCCCCGAGACGACTACCCTCTCCATCTCCGCATCCTCCTGGACGACCAACGTCCCCTGATTCGTATTGAAACTGGAACGGACGTGAACCGGTACGGCATAATTCTTGGCATACTCCACCGACCGGGCCTGAAGCACCTTGGCCCCCAGACTGGCCAGTTCGAGCATTTCGTCATAAGAGATCTTTGCGAGCTTCCTGGCCTCCGGGACAATATTCGGATCGGCCGTGTAGACCCCTTCCACGTCGGTATAAATCTCGCAGAGGTCGGCCTTCAGGGCCGCCGCCATGGCAACCGCCGTCAGGTCAGACCCGCCGCGACCCAGCGTCGTGACGTCCTCCTCCGCCGTGACCCCTTGGAATCCGGCGACGATAACGACGGCCCCCTCGCGGAGCGCCTGTTGGGCCCGGTCGACCTCAACGCTGATGATCTTCGCCTTCGTATGAGCGGTATCGGTCTGAATCCTGACCTGGGCCCCGGTAAAAGAGCGCGCCTTGTAACCCTGCTGCTGTATAGCCAGCGATAGTAACCCGATCGAGATCTGTTCGCCGGTCGCCACGATAACATCGAGCTCCCGTTCATTCGGCCGATCGGAGATGTTGGCGGCCAGGCCCAACAGGCGGTCCGTCTCGCCGGCCATGGCCGACACCACCACAACAAGATCGTTCCCCTGAACCTTCGTCTCCACCACACGGCGGGCCACATTCTTGATCCGCTCGACATCCGCAACAGAACTCCCGCCGTATTTCTGAACGATAAGAGGCATATCTGGCTCCTAGTACTTACGTGCGAAAGTTAGCGCACCTAAGCCGTCATATCCGCGAAAGCGGGTATCCAGTACAATCAATGGATTCCCGCTTGGGGACTGCGGGAATGACGTACGGGTGTTAATGTAATTAAGGACTAGGAGGCAAGCCGATCGTGCCGCGGCAGATCCGCTCTCTCCGGCTTTTTTCCGATCTTTCCCTCTTGCCCCGCCAGTAAGCGCGAGAAGTTGTCCCGGTGTCGGATCAGGATGAATCCGCAGATCATGATCGTCAGCACCACATAGGGCGGGCGGCCGTCAAACATCCAGACAAGAAAAGGCGCCGTCCCGGTGGCGACAAGCGCCGCAAGCGACGAATAGCGAAAGAGCGCGGCCACCGCCAACCAGACCCCTACAATCAGTAACGCGATCTTCGCAAACAGCGCCGCCAGCACCCCCAGGGCGGTCGCGACCCCTTTCCCGCCCCGGAAACCCAGAAAGAGCGGGTAGAGATGGCCCAGAAACGCCGCCAGCCCGACCGCTGCAACGAGCAACTCCGGCGACCCCAACGATTGACTCAACGCCACCGGCGCCCATCCCTTGATCGCATCCAGCGCGAGTGTCAACGCACCGGCCCTCGAGCCTACGACCCGGAGGACATTGGTCGCGCCGATGTTACCGCTTCCGGCCTTCCGGACATCGACTCCTGTCATCGCCCTGGCGATCAACAAACCGAATGGGATGGAACCCGCAAGGTATCCCAACGGGATCAGCCACACGCTTCCGCTCATCACCCTCCGGACAGCACAATCACCAGGCTAAGGGGCTATCGACTCAGATCGATTACCTTCCAGAACTTCAGGAAATAGTCTATGCCCGATGCGACACTTAATACAATCGCCGCCCACAGGCATACAAAGCCCAGTGACGGGGTCCCCAGGAAATTCCACTGCGAGGGCCAATCGAGAATCAGAAAGGTCACCGCCGCCACTTCGGCCAGCATCTTATACTTTCCGAATTCGCTCGCATGAATAATGATGCCTTGCGAGGCGGCGACCATCCTGAGCCCGCTGATCGCCAACTCACGACCGACAATCAGCACGACCATCCAGGCCGGCGCGCGACCGATTTCTACCAACGCGATGAGTGCCGTCGAAATGAGCAGCTTATCCGCGATCGGGTCGAGCAATTTCCCCAGCGTTGTGATCTGTCGGGTGGTACGAGCAATTCGACCGTCCAGCCAATCGGTCAGTACCGCCGCCAGAAAAATGGCCCCCGCCGTATAGTTGGGGACCTTCTCCCCCACAACCAGGAACACAATGACAAAGGGAACAAGGAAGATTCTGCCGATCGTGAGCTTATTGGGCAGATTCATGTAGACTCGTGATCTCTTCAGATCTCTGCTCAGTTGCATCGACTTTTCTTGATCGGTCCTGCCGTGGTCGATCACTTTTCTTTTCCCGCGATGCGGATATAAGCGGCGCCATCATCTTCGCCATGGTCGCCACCTGTTCATATTCGTCAGTCGTTCCTCCGGTCGGTCACATGCGCCGGCCCCCGCGTCCGATTTCGACAACGGTACCGTACCAAAGGCTGAAGGATACTGTCAAGGTCGAACCCATGCGCCATCAGCGGCGAAACGTCCAGTCCGCCGAGCCGTAGCGGGCAGCCGCCAGTTCCGCGGCCAACTCGACCTCATGGCGTTCGAGCTCGCCTTCTACAAATTCGACCCCCATCTCCTCCGCGAACCCAAGCCGGATTGCCGTCTCCACCTCCGGACGGCCGGGCAGCCGCCCCAGTACCTCACGCAGCGAACCGATCGTCTTGAGCGCACCTGCTGCTGTGGACCGGTGGTCCGGGCGCAGGCACTGAAGAAGATCGTCGGGGTGAAAATCCAGGAGGACGCTCCCCTGTTGAAGAAGCGCTGCGGGAAATCGGCGTTGGGCCGAACCGATAATCTTTTTGTTATCTGCCAGCAGCCCATCCGGTGACGTCGCCGAGAAACAAAACGGGGTCAACGGTCCCCCCGTCTGTCGGTGACGACCGGCCGACCTGACATCGACGCCTACCCTCTCAAGGCCGCGACGGAGGCACCGGTTGATCACGCGATAACTTTCGGCTACCGAGATCTCAGCCCAAGGCGGACGCAGGGGTACAATCAGACTATACGTCAGATCGTATCGGTGCAGTACTGCGCGACCCCCTGTAGGACGGCGTACCACGGATACCCCGGCGGCGCGACACGCCCAGAGATCGATATCGCCGCTTCGTTGGGCATAGCCGATGGACAGGGTCGGCGCGTCCCAGGTGTAAAGGCGCAGCGTCGTACCGTCAGAACACAGCGCCGCCATCGCCTCGTCGATCCCCATGTTCAGAGGTCCGGCGCACGCATCCATCCTGAGAAGTCGGCCTATAGCTCGAAGAGATCGGGTGTAGCGCCTCGCGCTCCGGCCCCGCGCGTGGTGTCCAGAGGGGGCCAATTCTCCGTCTGCGCGACCGTCCGGACCCTGGTTTGAAAGGTCCGTTCGATTACGATCTGTCGATGTCACGGTGCCGGACGTTGACCGGATAGCCGCCCTCCCGAAAATGGCCGGCAAGCTGTTCCGCAAAAAAAACGGAACGATGATGGCCGCCGGTACAGCCGAGCGCGATGGTCAGATAGGCCCGACCCTCCTCTTCGCACAGCGGCGTGACAAAGTCGAGCAGCGTGGTCAGGCGTTCAAGGTATGGCTTGGTCACAGAGGCCCGTATGAGAAATTCGCCGATCTGAGGATCGCGACCGGTCAGCGGCCGCAGATCATCGATGAAGTGAG
Above is a genomic segment from Candidatus Methylomirabilota bacterium containing:
- a CDS encoding octanoyltransferase — translated: MDACAGPLNMGIDEAMAALCSDGTTLRLYTWDAPTLSIGYAQRSGDIDLWACRAAGVSVVRRPTGGRAVLHRYDLTYSLIVPLRPPWAEISVAESYRVINRCLRRGLERVGVDVRSAGRHRQTGGPLTPFCFSATSPDGLLADNKKIIGSAQRRFPAALLQQGSVLLDFHPDDLLQCLRPDHRSTAAGALKTIGSLREVLGRLPGRPEVETAIRLGFAEEMGVEFVEGELERHEVELAAELAAARYGSADWTFRR
- the pgsA gene encoding CDP-diacylglycerol--glycerol-3-phosphate 3-phosphatidyltransferase; the protein is MNLPNKLTIGRIFLVPFVIVFLVVGEKVPNYTAGAIFLAAVLTDWLDGRIARTTRQITTLGKLLDPIADKLLISTALIALVEIGRAPAWMVVLIVGRELAISGLRMVAASQGIIIHASEFGKYKMLAEVAAVTFLILDWPSQWNFLGTPSLGFVCLWAAIVLSVASGIDYFLKFWKVIDLSR